A single Lolium perenne isolate Kyuss_39 chromosome 6, Kyuss_2.0, whole genome shotgun sequence DNA region contains:
- the LOC127309109 gene encoding protein FAR1-RELATED SEQUENCE 5-like — protein sequence MTNEEKLFIRTFNSVKLPPRKIMAILTYLRGGCSRAVPYTKKFVSNLRTAMRKESMLNDMMQSLEYFKKKQADDPRFYYDFKVDKKTNTVKNIFWCDATSRRMYELYGDCISFDTTFKTNRYNMPFAPFVGVTGHGDNCLFGCAILQNESAETFEWLFITFLKCMGGKSPKTIITDQDAAMAKAIPAVFIHTVHRNCLFHVVKKAEEKHPRSFGKIPNLHNEFKDTIHFSLTVAEFEASWQEMIQKYEVGNLKYLKTMWENRKKFVPVFFKNDFFPFIHSTARSEGTNAIFKDNVGSTYSVDFI from the coding sequence ATGACAAATGAAGAGAAGCTTTTCATAAGGACATTTAATTCAGTGAAGCTTCCACCTAGAAAGATCATGGCAATACTAACTTACTTGAGAGGTGGTTGTTCCAGAGCTGTTCCATACACCAAAAAATTTGTGAGCAACTTAAGAACTGCAATGAGGAAAGAAAGCATGCTCAATGACATGATGCAATCTCTTGAATATTTTAAGAAGAAGCAAGCTGATGATCCAAGGTTCTACTATGATTTTAAAGTGGACAAGAAAACAAATACAGTGAAGAACATTTTCTGGTGTGATGCTACATCTAGAAGAATGTATGAGCTATATGGTGACTGTATCAGTTTTGACACCACATTCAAGACCAATAGATACAACATGCCGTTTGCCCCTTTTGTTGGAGTAACGGGACATGGCGACAACTGCCTTTTCGGTTGTGCCATCCTTCAGAATGAAAGTGCAGAGACATTTGAGTGGTTATTCATAACTTTCTTGAAATGCATGGGAGGAAAGTCTCCAAAGACAATTATAACAGATCAAGATGCAGCTATGGCAAAAGCAATTCCTGCGGTTTTCATACACACTGTACACAGAAATTGCCTTTTCCATGTCGTAAAGAAAGCTGAAGAGAAGCATCCAAGAAGTTTTGGAAAAATACCTAATCTACACAATGAATTCAAAGACACTATTCATTTCTCATTGACAGTGGCAGAGTTTGAAGCATCATGGCAAGAAATGATACAGAAATATGAAGTCGGCAACCTTAAGTACTTGAAAACAATGTGGGAGAATAGGAAGAAGTTTGTACCTGTATTCTTCAAGAATGACTTCTTCCCGTTCATTCACAGTACAGCAAGGAGCGAAGGCACCAATGCTATTTTCAAAGATAATGTTGGATCAACATACAGTGTCGACTTTATTTGA
- the LOC127305165 gene encoding ubiquitin-like-specific protease ESD4 isoform X1, producing MAIQIGNCKVSLETFGNSFKPGGTVEAWVINLYCRILFLSNHPKTSNRHTFFHTSSEYFLEKWENESRRLYMKDQAIKAFEGAGKVRKLHLTDSLHFPSLYNYHWFLFTVDIRDKKFIFMDSLFDKNSDLHQEVDNRMIMNFGRTWSECRLKDINFQDFEVIYPPVPKQKNGKDCRIHLMKSIELFKPRTSLMGKFSHKDIPDFRIQMENEMMFCEHNEMHEIQEAVMTFKPHVHGTYARMG from the exons ATGGCTATACAAATTGGTAACTGTAAGGTCAGTCTAGAAACTTTTGGGAATTCTTTCAAACCAGGAGGAACTGTTGAAGCTTGGGTCATAAACTTGTATTGTCGTATCCTATTCTTGTCTAACCACCCAAAGACCTCAAACAGACACACATTCTTCCATACATCAAGT GAATATTTTCTTGAAAAATGGGAGAATGAATCAAGAAGATTGTACATGAAAGATCAAGCCATAAAAGCTTTTGAAGGTGCTGGAAAAGTAAGGAAACTACACTTGACAGATTCG TTGCACTTCCCATCCCTGTACAACTACCACTGGTTCCTATTCACTGTTGACATAAGGGACAAAAAGTTCATCTTTATGGACTCACTTTTTGACAAGAATTCAGATTTACACCAGGAAGTTGATAATCGAATG ATTATGAACTTTGGAAGAACTTGGAGTGAATGCCGCTTGAAAGACATTAACTTCCAAGATTTTGAAGTCATCTACCCACCTGTTCCAAAGCAAAAAAATGG GAAAGACTGCAGAATACACTTGATGAAAAGTATCGAACTATTTAAGCCAAGAACTAGTTTGATGGGAAAATTCTCACACAAAGATATTCCAGATTTTCGAATTCAGATGGAAAATGAGATGATGTTCTGCGAACACAACGAGATGCATGAAATCCAGGAAGCCGTGATGACATTTAAACCTCAT GTTCATGGCACATATGCAAGGATGGGGTGA